The genomic segment CGTGCTGCCCCGCTCCAATCGATACGGGCAATCGTCGCGTGCGGATACGGGCTGCGGACGATCACGAGGGAGAGTGCTCGCTCGAGCCGTATGTCATCGGTGAAGTTCGACAGGCCGCGGAGGAAGCGCTCGTCCTCCAGGCGCCGGATACTTCGACCGAGATAACGACCTTCCGTCACGCTTTTCCCCCTCTCTGCGAACCGACCCAAGAAGTAGTCTAGTGAGCGAGTAGGGCGTTCGGAAGCGGGCTGTCCAGGATAAAGGAAAGGAACCGCGCCTTTTTCACGTTCTGGAACGACCGGTGCGCCAATCGGCGAGGATCCGCTCGTCATGGAGAAAGGCGAGAGGCGGCAATGCATCGAGGATGAACCACTGGACAGCGTGGCTCTCCTCGCTCGGACGGATGTCACCGCCGACCGGATGTCCTTCGTAGACGACGAGCACGACCGGATGGCCGCGGTGCGAGTACACCCCGACGAGCCGGTCGAGCTCGACCGCAACGCCGGTTTCCTCGAAGACTTCTCTCTTCGCGGCATCCTCGAGTCGCTCACCGCGCTCGACGAATCCCGACGGGAAACTCCAGAGTCCGAGGCCCGGTTCGATCGCACGCTGTTGCAAGAGGATGCGGTCATCGCACACCACGATAACCGCCACGGCCACCTTCGGGTCACTGAAAAACGGCCGATCGCACCGTGGGCAGTAGGGTCGGAGGCGACCGGCGACCAGCCGAGGCTCGAGATCAGCTCGACAATAGGGACAGTGGCGGATATCCTCGTCGAAGTTCGGTGTCATCGCTCGCGTCGCCCTTCCGTGCAGAGATGCTGTGCCCGCTCGATGTCCTCGGGGGTGTCCAGGTC from the Thermomicrobium sp. 4228-Ro genome contains:
- a CDS encoding NUDIX hydrolase, translated to MTPNFDEDIRHCPYCRADLEPRLVAGRLRPYCPRCDRPFFSDPKVAVAVIVVCDDRILLQQRAIEPGLGLWSFPSGFVERGERLEDAAKREVFEETGVAVELDRLVGVYSHRGHPVVLVVYEGHPVGGDIRPSEESHAVQWFILDALPPLAFLHDERILADWRTGRSRT